In one Lolium rigidum isolate FL_2022 chromosome 3, APGP_CSIRO_Lrig_0.1, whole genome shotgun sequence genomic region, the following are encoded:
- the LOC124704663 gene encoding E3 ubiquitin-protein ligase SIRP1-like, with the protein MEEAQETRYWCHNCEEVVVPVEPEKKCPDCDGGFVEEMGSEDFEPSMNVRSEQNLSLWAPLLLGMMGGSSRRSRPRRDMMDSSSDEEEGRQARIRRALRDTDDEDEEEDDDDSDRELQDLIRRRRRRGSSLVRLLQTLRDDLRGLDDIGRDRDRGLEGLRERRERERARRDRERERERARERDRGRERTESVILINSNNEAIILQGTFGPNGNQEHSSNTNTGVSLGDYFLGPGLDLLLQRLADSDLNRSGTPPAKKESVAALPTVNIQEVLGCTVCLEEFEMGTEAKEMPCQHKFHTSCILPWLELHSSCPVCRFQLPTEESKNPCESGSGGGTVSADGDNAESSSSDVEGTDHNGGSQPGSPIFPENVSDSDIRSALDALFPNHSSSSES; encoded by the coding sequence ATGGAAGAAGCTCAGGAAACCAGGTACTGGTGCCACAACTGCGAGGAAGTGGTCGTCCCCGTGGAGCCGGAGAAGAAGTGCCCCGACTGTGATGGCGGGTTCGTGGAAGAAATGGGGTCCGAGGACTTTGAGCCGTCGATGAACGTGAGGTCCGAGCAGAACCTCTCGCTCTGGGCCCCGCTGCTGCTTGGGATGATGGGTGGTTCGTCGCGACGATCAAGGCCACGCAGGGATATGATGGATTCTTCTTCTGATGAGGAGGAGGGACGGCAAGCAAGGATCCGCAGGGCCTTGAGGGATACtgatgacgaggacgaagaggaggatgacgatgattcgGACCGTGAGCTTCAAGACTTGattaggaggcggaggaggaggggctcGTCGCTTGTTAGGCTGCTTCAGACCCTCCGTGATGACTTGAGGGGTTTGGATGACATTGGCAGGGACAGGGACAGAGGCCTGGAGGGCCTGAGAGAAagaagggagagggagagggctagAAGAGACAGGGAGAGAGAAAGGGAGAGGGCCAGGGAGAGAGATCGAGGGAGAGAAAGGACGGAAAGCGTGATACTGATCAACTCCAACAATGAGGCCATTATTCTCCAGGGAACATTTGGACCTAATGGCAACCAAGAGCACTCAAGCAACACCAATACAGGCGTTTCACTTGGAGACTACTTTCTTGGTCCTGGCCTAGATCTGCTCTTGCAGCGTTTGGCAGACAGTGACCTGAACCGTTCTGGCACACCTCCTGCTAAGAAGGAATCAGTGGCCGCATTGCCAACTGTGAACATCCAGGAAGTATTGGGCTGTACAGTCTGTCTTGAGGAGTTTGAAATGGGGACAGAAGCAAAGGAGATGCCCTGTCAACACAAGTTTCACACCAGTTGCATCCTTCCATGGCTGGAGCTCCACAGTTCTTGTCCAGTTTGTCGCTTTCAGTTGCCTACTGAGGAATCAAAGAACCCATGCGAGTCAGGCAGCGGTGGCGGGACGGTGAGCGCTGATGGAGATAATGCCGAGTCAAGTAGTAGTGATGTAGAAGGTACTGACCATAATGGAGGCAGCCAGCCTGGGAGTCCTATATTTCCAGAAAATGTGTCTGATAGTGATATACGCTCTGCTTTGGATGCGCTCTTCCCAAATCATTCGTCATCTTCCGAGAGCTGA
- the LOC124697814 gene encoding probable calcium-binding protein CML21, producing MWGAALCQDGLVMSVSSLLIAFVFQPLAKNAILTGRSILDLLGRNGDASVVPDAPRSHCKQCAARYGRDGDCGRLSGSDAAAVTASIGMPLSSSTSVCGVCEAMGVVEEVAWGSKEAAEAELREAFGVFDRDGDGYVSAAELWGVLRRLGMAEGARYEDCAAMVAAAAARHGDAGGDRVGFREFRAMMEHAV from the coding sequence ATGTGGGGAGCTGCGCTCTGCCAAGACGGTCTGGTCATGTCGGTGTCATCTCTCCTGATCGCGTTCGTGTTCCAGCCCCTGGCCAAGAACGCCATTCTCACTGGCCGTAGCATCCTCGACCTCCTCGGACGCAACGGCGACGCCAGCGTCGTCCCTGACGCCCCACGGTCGCATTGCAAGCAGTGCGCCGCGAGGTATGGCCGGGACGGGGACTGCGGGCGCCTGTCCGGCTCTGACGCCGCGGCGGTCACCGCGAGCATCGGCATGCCGCTGTCGTCGTCGACGTCGGTGTGCGGCGTCTGCGAGGCGAtgggggtggtggaggaggtggcgtgGGGCAGCAAGGAGGCCGCGGAGGCTGAGCTGCGGGAGGCGTTCGGGGTGTTCGACCGGGACGGAGACGGGTACGTGAGCGCGGCGGAGCTGTGGGGCGTGCTGCGGAGGCTCGGCATGGCCGAGGGCGCCAGGTACGAGGACTGCGCCGCCATGGTTGCCGCCGCGGCCGCACGGCACGGCGACGCCGGCGGCGACAGGGTCGGGTTCCGCGAGTTCAGGGCCATGATGGAACACGCGGTTTAG
- the LOC124700998 gene encoding 60S ribosomal protein L24-like, producing the protein MVLKTELCRFSGTKIYPGKGIRFIRSDSQVFLFFNSKCKRYHHNRLKPAKLTWTAMFRKQHKKDIHAEAAKKRRRTTKKPYSRSIVGASLDVIQKKRAEKPEVRDAAREAALREIKERIKKTKDEKRAKKVEVTKSQKTAGRGNAPKPGKAPKLGGGGGKR; encoded by the exons ATGGTTCTCAA GACAGAGCTCTGCCGTTTCAGCGGTACCAAGATATACCCGGGAAAGGGTATCAGATTCATCCGTTCAGACTCTCAA GTCTTCCTTTTCTTCAACTCCAAGTGCAAGCGCTACCACCACAACCGTCTCAAGCCTGCTAAGCTTACATGGACTGCCATGTTCAGGAAGCAGCACAAGAAG GATATCCATGCTGAGGCTGCCAAGAAGAGGCGCCGCACCACCAAGAAGCCGTACTCCAGGTCTATCGTCGGTGCTTCCCTTGATGTCATCCAGAAGAAGAGAGCTGAAAAGCCTGAGGTCCGTGATGCTGCCAGGGAAGCTGCTCTTCG TGAGATCAAGGAGCGCATCAAGAAGACCAAGGACGAGAAGAGAGCAAAGAAGGTGGAGGTGACGAAATCGCAGAAGACTGCTGGTAGAGGCAACGCCCCCAAGCCTGGAAAGGCCCCCAAgctcggtggcggtggcggcaagcGCTAA